The genome window TCCTCGTAGCGCTGGATGAATTTAATAATCATTTCATGCCTATCGCCATCCTTATCTTCAATTTTGAGGTGCAGGTACGGATTATCAGCAGTTTGATGGCGCGAGCTTAAAATCCTGAACGAAACACGTTTTTCCATCTCACCCATCAGTCCCTGAAGCGCCTTGGAGAACTCAATTTCTGATTTACTTGGATTGTAGTCAATCGTTTTCATAAAATTGAATAATTGTTCAAAACATTAACAAGTGCCTGCGGCCAATGTTGATAATATTAAGAATTCAATAAGCTGTTCCTGTTTATTTTAAATAAAAAACCTCCTGAAATTGGAGGTTTTAGCATATTGTTTCCGGGGATTAAATCTTCAGGCATTTGCCAGTTTCAGGACATCCGTTGGGCTGGAACACAAAATGGCCTTTTCGCCTTTTACGACAATTGGTCCTTTGATCAGGTCGGGATTGTGGATCAGGACATTAAGCCAGTCATCTTCCTGCACTTCCCAACCCCGTACTTTTTGCTGATAGAGCGGATGAGCCTTGTTCAGCAGTTCCTTGGGTTGCAGTTGCAGCATAAATAACAGATCCTTCCAGATTCGGCCCGTAAAAGGATTTTTGTGATATTCCACGGCCTGCACATGCCGCGTCAGCGTATGGGCATAAGCCAGCGTTTTGCGTCCGAGACTTGATGAAGGATCATAATAGATCATGAGGTGGTTGTTTCGAAGCTTCATAAATGCGCTTTTTTAAATTGTGATGGCGGCATAATATACAAATATTTTTAGAGATATAGTTTTAACCATCGTATTGTTGATTTGGTTGATCATGAAATTTATCAGGAAGGAATACAATGCGTTATGCCGGATTTTTAGAGCCGGAGCAGTTCAGGAAGTACAATTTATTATGTGGGTATTTATTGACAAAATAGGATATGCCCTAATCCCCCGGAAGTTAAAATTGGGTTCTAAAGCC of Bacteroidia bacterium contains these proteins:
- a CDS encoding ArsC/Spx/MgsR family protein; its protein translation is MKLRNNHLMIYYDPSSSLGRKTLAYAHTLTRHVQAVEYHKNPFTGRIWKDLLFMLQLQPKELLNKAHPLYQQKVRGWEVQEDDWLNVLIHNPDLIKGPIVVKGEKAILCSSPTDVLKLANA